The following proteins come from a genomic window of Mauremys mutica isolate MM-2020 ecotype Southern chromosome 7, ASM2049712v1, whole genome shotgun sequence:
- the GPR26 gene encoding G-protein coupled receptor 26, whose protein sequence is MNIWEVILAFSVVVLILVSLLSNVLVLICFLYSADIRKQVPGLFILNLTFSNLLMTVLNMPLTLAGIIYKNQPGGDQFCHMVGFLETFLTTNSMLSMAALSIDRWIAVVFPLSYHSKMRYKDAALILSYTWLHSVSFPIVAASLSWVGFHHLYASCTLYNNRSEERTQFVIFSGVFHILSFLLSLVVLCFTYLKVLKVARFHCKRIDVITMQTLVLLVDIHPSVRERCLEEQKRRRQRATKKISTFIGTFILCFAPYVITRLVELSSVVPINSHWGVISKCLAYSKAVSDPFVYSLLRHQYKKTWKDIINKILKRSSINSSALTSESHNQNILQTTE, encoded by the exons ATGAACATTTGGGAAGTGATCCTGGCTTTCTCGGTTGTGGTCCTGATCCTCGTGTCGTTGCTGTCCAACGTGCTGGTGCTGATCTGCTTCTTGTACAGCGCCGACATCCGCAAGCAGGTCCCGGGATTGTTTATCCTCAACTTGACCTTCTCCAACTTGTTGATGACTGTCTTGAACATGCCCCTGACCCTGGCTGGGATCATTTACAAGAATCAACCGGGGGGAGATCAGTTTTGCCACATGGTGGGATTCCTGGAGACTTTCTTGACCACGAACTCCATGCTGAGCATGGCAGCGCTGAGCATAGATAGATGGATAGCTGTGGTCTTCCCTCTAAGTTATCACTCCAAAATGCGGTACAAAGATGCTGCTCTGATACTGAGCTACACGTGGCTACACTCTGTGTCCTTCCCTATAGTGGCAGCTTCTCTCTCCTGGGTGGGTTTCCATCACCTTTATGCCTCCTGCACCCTGTACAACAACAGATCCGAGGAGAGGACACAGTTTGTGATTTTCAGTGGGGTCTTTCACATCCTCAGCTTCCTCCTCTCCCTCGTAGTGTTGTGTTTCACCTATCTAAaagtgctgaaggtggcacggtTTCACTGTAAACGGATTGACGTGATTACTATGCAGACACTGGTGCTGCTGGTGGACATCCATCCCAG CGTACGAGAGCGTTGTCTAGAAGAACAAAAGAGACGGCGGCAACGAGCAACAAAGAAAATCAGTACCTTCATTGGTACTTTTATACTTTGTTTTGCACCTTATGTAATTACAAG ACTGGTAGAATTATCTTCCGTAGTCCCCATCAATTCTCACTGGGGAGTCATTTCCAAGTGCTTGGCTTACAGCAAAGCTGTTTCAGACCCTTTTGTGTACTCTTTATTACGACATCAGTACAAGAAGACATGGAAGGACATAATAAACAAGATTCTTAAAAGAAGCTCCATAAATTCCTCAGCCCTCACAAGCGAATCGCACAATCAGAATATATTGCAAACAACTGAATGA